Within bacterium, the genomic segment GGCTCCTCTCGCTGGCCCGTCCGCCGCCGCCCATCCCGTTTATTTCGTAGGATCGCCGGCCCAAGGGGGCGTCTCGCGTTTCAAGAAGGCCTTCATGCCGGCGGCGGCTTCTTCGCCCCTGAAGAGCTCCGCGGACAAGCCCGACATGCGTGCGAACGCGTCCTTCGGTTCCATCGTCGGCACTTCGTAGACGAGCTGCTTGGCGACGCCCAGAGCGTTCGGACCTCCGAGACGCAGATCGCCGAGAACTTCGTCCACGGCGGCGTCGAGATCGGTTTCGGGCACCGCGCGGCTGATCAGACCGTACTCCGCCGCCTTCGAGGCCGGGAAGCGGTTGCCGCGAAGGAATGCCTCCAGGGCATCCCCACGTCTCATCTTGGGCAGGCAGACGACGGAGATGATCGCCGGTGCCACACCGAGGCGGACTTCCGTGAAACCGAATTTCACATCGTCCTGGGCGATGGCGATATCGAAGGCTGCGGCCAGACCATTCCCTCCGCCGACGACGTGGCCGCGGATCTTGCC encodes:
- a CDS encoding enoyl-CoA hydratase, producing the protein MGEVRIEATSGILTVTLADVENRNALGAVVVNGLHDALLQANDDAEIRAIVVTNEGSTFCAGANLKQQSGAAQQIPAKVGFEELIAQIQQSPTPVIGKIRGHVVGGGNGLAAAFDIAIAQDDVKFGFTEVRLGVAPAIISVVCLPKMRRGDALEAFLRGNRFPASKAAEYGLISRAVPETDLDAAVDEVLGDLRLGGPNALGVAKQLVYEVPTMEPKDAFARMSGLSAELFRGEEAAAGMKAFLKRETPPWAGDPTK